The Desulfosporosinus acidiphilus SJ4 genome has a window encoding:
- a CDS encoding HD domain-containing protein, which produces MINQRLQDQIGFIVEIDRLKRIFRQNVVIGTTEQENDAEHSWHMAVMAIILSEYSSVELNILKVLKMILVHDLVEIHAGDTFCYDEEGYRDKDEREQKSADRLFNLLPNDQASEIMSLWHEFEDMATPEAKFAASIDRLQPLLLNYNTNGHTWRKPGIMSDKVLKRNSVLEEPVPILWDLAQKIITDSIEKGYLKK; this is translated from the coding sequence TTGATAAATCAAAGACTGCAAGATCAAATTGGATTTATCGTTGAAATTGACCGATTAAAAAGGATTTTCCGGCAAAATGTTGTTATTGGAACGACTGAGCAGGAAAATGATGCTGAGCATTCATGGCATATGGCTGTTATGGCTATAATACTGTCTGAATATTCTTCGGTTGAATTAAATATCTTAAAGGTTTTGAAGATGATCCTCGTCCACGATCTTGTTGAAATCCATGCCGGAGATACTTTCTGCTATGATGAGGAAGGATATCGAGATAAGGATGAACGCGAGCAAAAATCTGCGGACAGATTATTTAATCTCCTTCCTAACGATCAGGCTTCGGAAATTATGTCCCTCTGGCACGAATTTGAGGATATGGCTACACCGGAAGCAAAATTTGCTGCAAGTATTGACCGCCTGCAGCCTTTACTTTTAAACTACAATACGAATGGTCATACATGGAGGAAGCCAGGCATCATGAGCGATAAAGTATTAAAACGAAATTCTGTTCTCGAGGAACCGGTTCCTATTCTTTGGGATTTAGCTCAAAAGATCATTACCGATTCCATAGAAAAGGGCTACTTAAAGAAATAG
- a CDS encoding type IA DNA topoisomerase, whose amino-acid sequence MGKRLIVAEKPSQAREYANALGVRNRGDGYLENEDYVITWCYGHLLELERPEAYMDLERVGKRWSLNRLPVLPQAAEFRRIIKSGAEKQYQVVLHFLKSSQIQEVICGTDADREGQLLFQEVWEAANCPKPLKRLWISSLTVSAIREGLENLQSAESVAGLAAAGNGRSYADWDFGMNLTEGFTSLFGSYDSSQKKPNVISIGRVQTPTLALIVTREWEIQDFIPQPFFEINAEFAACSGNYHGKWFDPSDEARRLLKLQEAEEILSRIQGKPAYIGKLSQKSVKEPPPLLFDLTSLTVTASKRYGYTAEKVLQIAQSLYEKKGITYPRTDCAYLPKDMIPKLLDHLKAVNHEPYRWLVEEASRLGVPTGKRVINTISAHHAIIPTNEKIPWARLTKDEQNLYDLIIRRFLAVWFPPAIYKQTDVETRIESEYFRTKGKVLVNAGWKVVYGKEDNEEGADESLPPLNQGEEVVIKDLSIEEKSTTPPKRYTQGDLLKAMEGAGRQVDDEILRQQLKGKGLGTVATRPAIIESLLDRGYIFQEQKALKPTTKGIELIKLIKERLSKAQLLISAEMTGQMEFNLAKVEKGELSLEAYMADVEGAIKQIIAELRVFQKTYGKMPLALGPRVTAVTSAKGKTDQLIEPKVKSKPKIASSKQTQSNSESKKSNPLNLGRCPRCGHDVIEGQKGFGCSDWKNGCKFVLWKKQICGKTITSNQVKSLLKKGRTPLIKGFKSSTGKKFSAFLVWENSVEGKLKFEFEGAK is encoded by the coding sequence ATGGGAAAAAGACTCATCGTTGCCGAAAAGCCATCTCAGGCCCGTGAATATGCCAATGCCTTAGGGGTTAGAAATAGAGGAGACGGTTACCTAGAGAATGAGGACTATGTGATCACTTGGTGTTATGGACATTTGTTAGAATTAGAACGCCCAGAGGCCTATATGGATTTAGAGCGAGTGGGCAAGCGCTGGAGTTTGAATCGTTTGCCTGTACTGCCTCAGGCAGCAGAGTTTCGAAGAATTATCAAGTCCGGTGCAGAAAAACAGTATCAGGTCGTGCTGCACTTTCTTAAATCCTCGCAGATTCAAGAAGTTATTTGTGGGACAGACGCTGACCGAGAAGGACAGTTGCTTTTTCAAGAAGTTTGGGAAGCTGCAAATTGCCCAAAACCCTTAAAACGACTTTGGATCTCGTCCTTAACTGTCTCTGCAATACGTGAGGGACTAGAAAACCTTCAGTCGGCAGAGTCTGTTGCGGGTTTAGCAGCTGCCGGAAATGGAAGATCTTATGCGGATTGGGATTTTGGTATGAATTTGACGGAAGGATTTACTTCTTTGTTTGGGAGTTATGATTCTTCACAAAAGAAACCTAATGTTATTTCCATAGGAAGGGTACAAACCCCCACACTTGCTTTAATTGTCACGCGAGAATGGGAGATTCAGGATTTCATTCCCCAACCTTTTTTCGAAATCAATGCTGAGTTTGCAGCATGTTCGGGCAATTACCACGGAAAATGGTTTGATCCCAGTGATGAAGCGAGGCGATTGTTAAAACTCCAGGAAGCTGAGGAAATCCTCAGTAGAATTCAAGGCAAACCTGCCTATATCGGGAAACTTAGCCAAAAAAGCGTTAAGGAACCACCGCCTCTGCTCTTCGATTTAACATCTTTAACTGTTACCGCGTCGAAAAGATACGGTTATACCGCTGAAAAAGTTTTGCAAATAGCCCAATCCCTTTATGAAAAAAAAGGAATTACGTATCCGCGAACTGATTGCGCTTATCTTCCTAAAGACATGATTCCTAAGTTGCTTGATCATCTTAAAGCGGTAAATCATGAGCCCTATCGATGGTTGGTAGAGGAAGCGAGCCGTTTAGGAGTTCCCACTGGGAAACGTGTAATCAATACAATTTCAGCCCACCATGCAATTATTCCTACCAATGAAAAAATCCCCTGGGCTAGACTTACTAAAGATGAGCAGAATCTCTATGATTTGATCATAAGGCGCTTTCTTGCTGTTTGGTTTCCTCCGGCTATCTACAAACAAACAGATGTTGAGACCCGGATTGAGAGTGAGTACTTCCGCACGAAAGGAAAGGTCTTGGTAAACGCCGGTTGGAAAGTTGTTTATGGGAAAGAGGACAATGAAGAGGGTGCCGATGAATCTCTTCCGCCTCTCAATCAGGGAGAAGAGGTTGTAATAAAAGACCTTTCTATTGAAGAAAAATCTACAACTCCACCTAAACGCTATACTCAAGGTGATTTGCTTAAGGCGATGGAAGGAGCAGGGAGGCAAGTCGATGATGAAATTCTTCGGCAGCAATTAAAAGGGAAAGGGTTAGGTACCGTTGCAACGCGACCGGCAATTATTGAAAGCTTACTAGACCGGGGGTACATTTTTCAAGAACAAAAGGCACTCAAACCAACAACAAAAGGAATAGAACTAATTAAACTTATCAAAGAACGACTTTCCAAGGCTCAGCTCCTGATCAGTGCGGAAATGACGGGTCAAATGGAGTTTAATTTGGCGAAAGTAGAAAAGGGAGAATTATCTTTAGAGGCGTATATGGCAGACGTTGAAGGTGCGATTAAGCAGATTATTGCCGAATTGCGTGTATTTCAGAAAACCTATGGTAAAATGCCTTTAGCCTTAGGTCCTAGAGTTACAGCTGTAACATCGGCAAAAGGTAAAACAGATCAATTAATTGAACCAAAAGTTAAATCAAAACCTAAAATAGCGAGCTCCAAGCAAACTCAATCTAATTCGGAGTCTAAAAAAAGCAATCCTTTAAATCTTGGCAGATGCCCCAGGTGCGGCCATGATGTGATCGAGGGACAGAAAGGATTTGGATGTTCTGATTGGAAAAATGGATGTAAATTTGTATTATGGAAAAAGCAAATTTGCGGAAAAACAATCACTTCTAATCAAGTGAAAAGTCTGTTAAAAAAGGGCAGAACCCCACTTATTAAAGGATTCAAATCAAGTACCGGCAAGAAGTTTTCTGCATTTTTGGTTTGGGAAAACTCTGTTGAGGGTAAACTGAAATTTGAATTTGAGGGAGCAAAATAG
- a CDS encoding DEAD/DEAH box helicase, with protein MAASFAQLGLKEELILALKQQGINEPTAIQEQAIPLIIKNFDVVGQSQTGTGKTLAYLLPIFQKIDVLKNETQALILTPTHELALQIQGEIEMLAKNSGVLVTSAVIIGNVNIARQIEKLKGKQHIIVGSSGRVLELIRKRKISASTIKTIILDEADRLFDENNYKDVMAVLKTTLRDTQLVLFSATLPDSALKQAKNVLKNPKIVRISEKPKIAPGISHFYFVAEQRDKIEVLRKLIRLMNPTRSLIFINKSEDIETIVEKLKFHGLETEGIYGGASKVDRGKAMDDFKRGRIKLLVASDLAARGLDIKGVSHIFNLDLPEDPQLYLHRVGRTGRAGEDGVAVSLVTKYEISSLNKLERDYGVKIYPKEMAFGKIIDPAVKTKVKSNTSKNISPQRGKTNH; from the coding sequence ATGGCAGCTTCATTTGCACAACTTGGCTTAAAAGAAGAATTAATACTTGCCTTGAAACAACAAGGTATCAATGAACCGACAGCAATTCAAGAACAAGCAATACCTCTGATTATAAAGAATTTTGATGTCGTTGGGCAATCGCAAACAGGAACGGGTAAGACGTTAGCCTATCTGCTGCCTATTTTTCAAAAAATTGATGTCTTAAAAAATGAGACACAAGCATTGATTCTTACTCCAACTCATGAATTAGCTCTGCAAATTCAGGGTGAGATAGAGATGCTAGCTAAAAATTCGGGAGTGCTGGTAACTTCAGCGGTTATTATCGGGAACGTGAATATCGCTAGGCAAATTGAGAAGCTCAAAGGAAAACAGCATATCATTGTAGGTTCTAGTGGTCGGGTTCTGGAGCTCATAAGAAAGAGGAAAATTTCAGCCTCCACCATTAAAACAATTATTCTTGATGAAGCCGACCGGCTATTCGATGAAAATAATTATAAAGATGTCATGGCAGTGCTCAAAACAACGTTGAGGGATACACAATTAGTTTTGTTTTCTGCCACTCTGCCAGACTCTGCCCTAAAGCAGGCCAAAAACGTTTTGAAAAATCCTAAAATAGTCCGAATTTCTGAGAAGCCCAAAATAGCTCCCGGTATTTCACACTTCTATTTTGTGGCAGAACAAAGAGACAAAATTGAAGTTTTAAGAAAGCTCATTAGGTTAATGAATCCCACAAGATCCTTAATCTTTATTAATAAAAGTGAAGATATCGAAACGATTGTTGAAAAACTGAAATTTCATGGATTAGAAACAGAAGGTATTTACGGGGGTGCCAGTAAAGTAGATCGTGGCAAAGCTATGGATGACTTTAAACGAGGGAGAATTAAGCTATTAGTTGCTTCCGACTTAGCTGCCAGGGGGCTGGATATCAAAGGAGTAAGCCATATTTTCAATCTGGATTTACCTGAGGATCCGCAGTTGTATCTGCACCGTGTAGGAAGGACCGGACGGGCAGGGGAAGACGGAGTTGCGGTATCTCTTGTTACGAAATACGAAATATCTAGTTTAAATAAGTTGGAACGTGATTATGGGGTTAAGATTTATCCAAAAGAAATGGCCTTTGGAAAGATTATTGATCCCGCCGTGAAAACAAAGGTAAAAAGCAATACGTCTAAGAATATAAGCCCGCAGAGAGGTAAGACAAATCATTAA
- a CDS encoding class II aldolase/adducin family protein, protein MDQIIFARQNVVDIGKEILSTKLTVGTWGNISCRVPNHECFVITPTGMNYDILTHDDIVVMDYKGDRLAGSRLPSIELPLHLAIYHARPDVQAIIHTHSAYATAVAAARKEIPGAVEDLVQIVGGNVRVNEYAPPGSKQLGLNTVKALEGRNAVLLANHGMLGVGSNLDEALKVCQIVEKAAKITIFAQLLGGVVELSSEDIEGMRNFYLHSYGQR, encoded by the coding sequence ATGGATCAGATAATATTTGCTCGGCAAAATGTAGTTGATATAGGTAAGGAAATATTGTCAACAAAGCTTACAGTGGGGACTTGGGGAAATATAAGCTGCCGGGTACCTAATCATGAATGTTTTGTTATCACTCCAACAGGGATGAACTATGACATCTTAACTCATGATGACATTGTAGTTATGGACTATAAAGGGGATAGATTAGCTGGTTCAAGATTACCCTCGATTGAATTGCCGCTTCATTTGGCTATTTATCATGCACGGCCGGACGTTCAGGCAATTATTCATACGCATAGCGCTTACGCGACTGCCGTGGCTGCTGCTCGAAAAGAAATTCCGGGAGCTGTAGAAGATTTGGTTCAAATTGTCGGTGGTAATGTTCGGGTTAACGAATACGCTCCGCCTGGAAGTAAGCAATTAGGTCTGAATACGGTAAAGGCTTTGGAGGGCAGAAATGCCGTTTTGCTTGCCAATCATGGTATGCTTGGGGTTGGCAGTAATTTAGACGAAGCTTTGAAGGTTTGCCAAATTGTTGAGAAAGCAGCAAAAATAACGATTTTCGCTCAGTTGTTGGGCGGAGTTGTGGAATTATCCTCAGAAGATATTGAGGGAATGAGGAACTTTTATCTTCATAGTTACGGACAAAGATAA
- a CDS encoding adenosylhomocysteinase has product MKSTIRDLSLAPLGQSKIDWVAPRMQVLNMVREEFERKQPFAGKNVVICLHLEAKTAYLAHVVRAGGANVTVVASNPLSTQDDVVAALVQQGIQAHAWHNATEEEYKQHLQLALDTEPDFIIDDGGDLVSTIHTTRPELLKKIKGGAEETTTGVLRLHSMAKDGVLRFPMIAVNDAQCKYLFDNRYGTGQSVWDGIMRTTNLVVAGKTAVIAGYGWCGKGVAMRAKGLGARVIICEINPIKANEALMDGFEVMPMVEAAQYGDFFITVTGNTNIINKEHFVHMKSGAVLCNAGHFDVEVNVAQLKEIAVSERVARTNIAEYVLSTGQKLYVLAEGRLVNLAAGDGHPAEVMDMTFALQALSLEYVAANHEKLSAGVYQVNSEIDEKVAQLKLQSLGLSIDTLSKEQEAYLASWIPEAD; this is encoded by the coding sequence ATGAAATCAACGATTCGTGATTTATCTTTAGCACCTCTTGGACAAAGTAAAATTGATTGGGTAGCTCCAAGAATGCAAGTCCTAAATATGGTACGGGAAGAGTTTGAAAGAAAACAGCCTTTTGCGGGGAAAAATGTTGTTATTTGCCTGCATTTAGAAGCGAAGACGGCCTATCTTGCTCATGTTGTTCGGGCTGGCGGAGCAAATGTCACAGTGGTTGCCAGCAACCCGCTTTCTACACAAGATGATGTCGTGGCTGCTCTTGTCCAGCAAGGGATTCAAGCTCATGCCTGGCATAATGCCACTGAAGAGGAATATAAGCAGCATCTCCAACTGGCCCTGGATACAGAGCCGGATTTTATCATTGATGATGGTGGAGATCTTGTTTCGACAATTCATACAACACGGCCCGAATTGCTGAAAAAAATTAAAGGCGGGGCAGAAGAAACAACCACCGGTGTATTACGCCTTCATTCGATGGCGAAGGATGGGGTTTTGCGGTTTCCAATGATCGCCGTCAATGATGCTCAATGTAAATATCTGTTTGATAATCGCTATGGGACCGGGCAATCTGTCTGGGATGGAATCATGCGCACAACGAATTTAGTGGTTGCCGGTAAAACAGCAGTCATTGCGGGGTATGGCTGGTGCGGCAAAGGTGTGGCTATGCGGGCTAAGGGCTTGGGCGCCCGAGTCATTATTTGCGAAATTAACCCCATCAAAGCTAATGAAGCTTTAATGGATGGTTTTGAAGTGATGCCTATGGTTGAAGCGGCCCAATACGGAGATTTCTTTATTACCGTGACTGGGAATACGAACATCATCAACAAAGAGCATTTTGTTCATATGAAATCCGGAGCCGTTCTTTGTAATGCCGGTCACTTTGATGTGGAGGTTAATGTAGCTCAGCTTAAAGAGATTGCCGTGTCAGAAAGAGTTGCCCGAACGAATATTGCAGAGTATGTATTGTCAACTGGTCAAAAGTTATATGTATTGGCCGAAGGACGACTTGTAAACCTGGCAGCCGGAGATGGACACCCTGCAGAGGTCATGGATATGACCTTCGCCCTTCAGGCGTTATCCCTGGAATACGTCGCAGCTAATCATGAGAAACTGTCAGCCGGAGTTTATCAAGTTAATTCAGAGATTGATGAAAAAGTAGCTCAATTGAAGCTTCAATCCTTGGGTTTATCCATTGATACTTTATCCAAAGAGCAAGAGGCATATCTCGCATCATGGATCCCCGAAGCTGATTAA
- a CDS encoding TusE/DsrC/DsvC family sulfur relay protein — MAQITVGDLVVDLDEDGFLEDHKQWTVDVANALAKTEEIEELGEEHWKMINYLRDYYDQFGVAPMVRKMCKDTGFDQKKIYELFPAGPGKGACKIAGLPKPTGCV; from the coding sequence ATGGCTCAAATTACTGTTGGGGATTTAGTAGTAGACTTGGATGAAGACGGTTTCTTAGAGGATCATAAACAATGGACTGTTGATGTAGCAAATGCTCTTGCTAAAACTGAAGAAATCGAAGAATTAGGTGAAGAGCACTGGAAAATGATCAATTACCTCAGAGATTACTATGATCAATTCGGTGTTGCTCCAATGGTTCGTAAAATGTGCAAAGACACTGGTTTCGATCAAAAGAAAATCTATGAATTATTCCCAGCTGGCCCTGGAAAGGGAGCTTGCAAAATCGCTGGCTTACCAAAACCAACTGGTTGCGTGTAA
- the dsrP gene encoding sulfate reduction electron transfer complex DsrMKJOP subunit DsrP: MFEKALSGSKKYWAWIIFLLAVIAVGFFCYMRQFNYGLGLTGMSRDVTWGLYIAQFTFLVGVAASAVMLVTPYYLHDFKRFGKMVIFGEFLAIGAVIMCILFIFVDVGQPMRILNVLLYPQLHSVMFYDMCVLCGYLAINCIVGWTSLGAERKGVHYPNWVKPIIYLSIPWAFSIHTVTAFLYAGLPGRSFWMTPIMAARFLASAFAAGPSLLILLMLIVRKVSKFDPDPERIAIPSLVKIIRYAMIANIFFYICEVFTAFYSNIPEEMASFKYIFVGLDGHATLVPWMWTATFLAFLGVALLIFPTRKSPVLLPIALLSIYLANWIDKGVVLILAGFVPNSFDRVVDYIPTANEIAIVLAIYAIGALIVTVLYKVAISVREEKAA; this comes from the coding sequence ATGTTTGAAAAAGCTCTGTCGGGTAGCAAAAAATATTGGGCATGGATAATTTTCCTCTTGGCAGTTATTGCCGTTGGCTTCTTCTGCTATATGAGACAGTTTAATTATGGTCTTGGACTGACAGGTATGAGCCGTGATGTAACTTGGGGATTGTATATTGCACAATTTACCTTTCTGGTTGGTGTGGCGGCATCTGCTGTTATGCTTGTAACACCCTATTATCTTCACGATTTTAAACGCTTTGGCAAAATGGTTATCTTTGGTGAATTTTTAGCCATCGGTGCTGTGATCATGTGTATCTTATTCATCTTTGTTGACGTAGGTCAGCCAATGCGTATTCTTAATGTATTGTTGTATCCGCAATTACACTCAGTTATGTTCTATGATATGTGTGTTCTCTGCGGTTACCTGGCAATTAACTGTATCGTAGGCTGGACATCGCTCGGCGCTGAGCGCAAAGGTGTTCATTATCCTAACTGGGTTAAACCAATTATCTATCTTTCGATTCCCTGGGCATTCAGTATTCACACGGTTACAGCTTTCTTGTATGCTGGTTTGCCTGGCCGAAGTTTTTGGATGACCCCTATTATGGCAGCCCGATTCCTCGCTTCGGCATTTGCGGCAGGCCCTTCTCTTCTTATTCTTTTGATGTTAATTGTGCGTAAAGTTAGTAAATTTGATCCTGATCCTGAGCGTATTGCGATTCCATCTTTGGTCAAAATTATTCGCTACGCTATGATTGCCAACATTTTCTTCTATATTTGTGAAGTCTTTACTGCCTTTTATAGTAACATTCCTGAAGAAATGGCGTCATTTAAGTATATTTTCGTCGGGCTTGACGGACATGCTACCTTGGTGCCGTGGATGTGGACAGCAACTTTTCTTGCTTTCCTTGGTGTAGCTTTGTTAATCTTCCCAACACGGAAGAGTCCGGTACTTCTGCCAATTGCTCTTCTATCAATCTATTTAGCGAACTGGATTGATAAAGGCGTTGTCTTAATTCTCGCCGGATTTGTTCCCAACTCATTTGACAGAGTTGTAGACTATATACCAACTGCTAACGAAATAGCAATTGTCCTTGCTATTTATGCCATTGGGGCATTGATTGTTACAGTTCTCTATAAAGTCGCAATATCAGTCAGAGAAGAAAAAGCTGCTTAA
- the dsrO gene encoding sulfate reduction electron transfer complex DsrMKJOP subunit DsrO, producing the protein MSINRRQFLKRAGAMTALGLGGSLVSLGIEDKLVSAASEYEAAPNADKIKHWAMVVDMSKFKTQADITRVIQACDKIHNIPNLDHTKGEIKWIWDDDFEHTFAESENEYLDETMKNLPFIVMCNHCENPACVRACPTGATFKRADGIVTMDFHRCIGCRFCMGACPFSARSFNFCDPRPYIEDFNPDFPTRTKGVVEKCLGCYERLEKGEQPACAEASNGGMIFGDLNDENSEVHKIVSTKLTIRRRTELGTQPNIYYLVGGGDHV; encoded by the coding sequence ATGAGCATCAATAGACGTCAATTTTTAAAAAGAGCAGGGGCTATGACAGCCTTGGGACTCGGCGGTTCACTTGTTTCCTTAGGAATTGAAGACAAATTGGTTTCCGCGGCTTCTGAGTATGAAGCGGCCCCCAACGCTGATAAAATTAAGCATTGGGCTATGGTTGTGGATATGAGCAAGTTTAAAACTCAGGCAGATATTACTCGTGTCATTCAGGCTTGTGATAAAATCCATAATATACCGAATTTGGACCATACTAAGGGTGAAATCAAGTGGATTTGGGATGACGACTTTGAACACACCTTTGCAGAGTCAGAGAATGAATATCTCGATGAAACGATGAAAAATCTGCCTTTTATCGTCATGTGCAATCATTGTGAAAACCCCGCCTGTGTTCGGGCATGTCCTACCGGTGCGACATTTAAACGCGCTGATGGTATTGTAACTATGGATTTTCACCGTTGTATCGGATGTCGTTTTTGTATGGGTGCTTGTCCCTTCAGTGCCAGAAGTTTTAACTTTTGCGATCCTAGACCTTACATCGAAGACTTTAACCCGGATTTTCCGACCAGAACTAAAGGTGTTGTGGAAAAATGTCTGGGTTGTTATGAAAGGCTGGAAAAAGGAGAACAACCTGCCTGTGCTGAGGCTTCTAATGGAGGTATGATTTTCGGTGATTTAAATGACGAAAATTCAGAAGTTCATAAGATTGTCAGCACAAAATTAACCATTCGCCGCAGGACAGAGTTGGGAACCCAACCGAACATCTATTACTTGGTAGGAGGTGGGGACCATGTTTGA